A region from the bacterium genome encodes:
- a CDS encoding nucleotide-binding protein, with the protein MFNILVSGTIDSWENGEYTFERGRVAIEYTSNELSERYRELDATAIEELQNFPTLFMIEREEGASHIGKILSIVTAGQRVTIRFEMDESIPALDVGTIDRVRASLDIGRWELYRTHWAVKNVDLVSVLIQNEIISEEVARSSNVFRSYYFEPTRAAITGEAEPLQRRRVFLVHGQDEIAKLDVKNFLVAIGLDPVIMQAQASAGMTIIEKLEANADVIFAVILYTPCDMGARYFSLNLNLRARQNVVFEHGFFTAKLGRSRVVALKRNGVELPNDFSGVIFVEFDDSNRWKSELVREMNAVGLEVREPA; encoded by the coding sequence ATGTTCAATATTCTAGTTTCGGGAACTATAGATAGCTGGGAAAACGGAGAATATACTTTCGAAAGAGGCAGAGTGGCGATTGAATACACTTCGAATGAGCTCAGTGAGCGATATAGAGAGCTAGATGCTACCGCAATTGAAGAACTGCAGAACTTCCCTACTCTTTTCATGATAGAGCGCGAAGAAGGGGCCTCTCATATAGGTAAAATCTTGAGTATAGTAACCGCTGGACAAAGAGTTACTATCAGATTCGAAATGGACGAGTCGATTCCGGCCTTAGATGTTGGCACTATTGACAGAGTAAGAGCAAGTCTTGATATTGGTCGATGGGAACTCTACAGAACTCATTGGGCCGTCAAAAATGTGGATTTGGTGAGTGTCTTAATTCAAAATGAGATAATAAGTGAAGAGGTAGCACGTTCGTCAAATGTTTTCAGATCATACTATTTTGAGCCGACCAGAGCAGCGATCACAGGTGAAGCAGAACCTCTTCAAAGAAGAAGAGTATTTCTGGTCCACGGCCAAGACGAGATCGCCAAACTTGATGTGAAGAACTTTTTGGTAGCGATTGGATTAGATCCTGTAATAATGCAGGCTCAGGCGAGCGCTGGCATGACGATTATTGAGAAATTGGAGGCGAATGCTGACGTTATATTTGCTGTAATATTATACACGCCGTGTGATATGGGAGCAAGGTACTTCAGTCTGAATCTGAATTTGAGAGCTAGGCAAAATGTAGTATTTGAGCATGGGTTCTTTACGGCTAAACTAGGTCGAAGTCGTGTTGTAGCCTTGAAAAGAAACGGAGTCGAACTCCCTAATGACTTCAGCGGAGTCATATTTGTCGAATTTGATGATAGTAATAGGTGGAAATCAGAACTTGTGCGAGAAATGAATGCGGTCGGTCTCGAGGTGCGTGAA